A single Symbiobacterium thermophilum IAM 14863 DNA region contains:
- a CDS encoding ABC transporter ATP-binding protein, translated as MSRLTAEQVTLAYGSHPVITGLSLCIPDGAVTTLIGPNGCGKSTLLRALARLLRPRGGAVLLDGQAIHRLPTKQVARQLGLLSQEAAVPEALTVEELVERGRYPHQSPLQPATAVDRAAVERALALVGLADLRDRPVDRLSGGQRQRAWIAMALAQETPILLLDEPTTYLDVAQQQEVLSLVQQLSRTEGRTVVMVLHDVNEAARASDHLVALRDGAVVAEGPPGDVLQPELLEQLFGVPCYVVCHPRTGARLCVPCGRWTEMLRKGIPVSTAERPPGDSPSRGAALQAEGLRVGYEGRIVVNDLSVSFPAGRVSAIIGPNGCGKSTLLKALARLLPHAGGTALLDGRPITAGSQRSFARRLAVLSQGAAAPPEVTVEELVAMGRFPHQTWYRQWSRADQEAVERALEATGLTHLRSRPLASLSGGQRQRAWLAMALAQETPVLLLDEPTTFLDVVHQVEVLDLVRELNRTDRKTIIMVLHDLSQASQYADYLVAMKDGRAVAAGTPQEVLSYHLVREVFGVESVVIPDPLTRRPLVLPGRSAAPCGEPQLLPLQAAARDGG; from the coding sequence ATGAGCCGTCTGACCGCCGAACAGGTGACCCTCGCCTACGGATCCCACCCCGTGATCACCGGCCTGAGCCTGTGCATCCCGGACGGCGCCGTGACCACCCTCATCGGGCCCAACGGGTGCGGCAAGTCCACCCTGCTCCGGGCGCTGGCACGCCTCTTGCGCCCCCGGGGCGGGGCGGTGCTGCTGGACGGGCAGGCCATCCACCGGCTGCCCACGAAGCAGGTGGCCCGGCAGCTGGGCCTGCTCAGCCAGGAGGCCGCCGTGCCCGAGGCGCTGACGGTGGAGGAGCTGGTTGAGCGGGGGCGGTACCCCCACCAGTCCCCGCTTCAGCCGGCGACGGCCGTGGACCGGGCGGCGGTGGAGCGCGCCCTTGCCCTGGTCGGGCTGGCCGACCTCCGGGACCGGCCCGTCGACCGGCTCTCGGGCGGCCAGCGGCAGCGGGCCTGGATCGCCATGGCCCTGGCCCAGGAGACGCCGATCCTGCTGCTGGATGAGCCCACCACCTACCTGGACGTCGCCCAGCAGCAGGAGGTCCTCTCCCTGGTCCAGCAGCTGAGCCGGACCGAAGGCCGCACGGTGGTGATGGTGCTGCACGACGTGAACGAGGCCGCCCGGGCGAGCGACCACCTGGTGGCGCTGCGTGACGGTGCGGTCGTCGCGGAGGGTCCCCCCGGGGACGTCCTGCAGCCGGAGCTGCTGGAGCAGCTCTTCGGCGTGCCGTGCTATGTGGTCTGCCATCCGCGCACGGGTGCGCGCCTCTGCGTGCCCTGCGGACGTTGGACAGAGATGCTGCGGAAGGGCATCCCCGTCTCGACGGCGGAGCGGCCGCCCGGGGACTCGCCGTCCCGGGGGGCGGCGCTGCAGGCGGAAGGGCTCCGGGTGGGTTACGAGGGGCGCATCGTCGTGAACGACCTGTCCGTCTCGTTCCCGGCGGGCCGGGTGAGCGCCATCATCGGGCCGAACGGCTGCGGGAAGTCGACGCTCCTGAAGGCGCTGGCCCGCCTCCTCCCCCACGCCGGGGGAACCGCCCTCCTGGACGGGCGGCCCATCACCGCCGGCAGCCAGCGGTCCTTCGCCCGGCGGCTGGCCGTCCTGAGCCAGGGCGCCGCGGCGCCGCCGGAGGTCACGGTGGAAGAGCTGGTGGCCATGGGCCGCTTCCCCCACCAGACCTGGTACCGGCAGTGGAGCCGGGCCGACCAGGAAGCCGTGGAGCGCGCCCTGGAGGCCACCGGCCTCACGCACCTGCGGTCGCGGCCGCTGGCGAGCCTCTCCGGCGGCCAGCGGCAGCGGGCCTGGCTGGCGATGGCCCTGGCCCAGGAGACCCCGGTGCTCCTGCTGGACGAGCCGACCACCTTCCTGGACGTCGTCCACCAGGTGGAGGTGCTGGATCTGGTACGGGAGCTCAACCGGACCGACAGGAAGACGATCATCATGGTGCTGCACGACCTGTCCCAGGCGAGCCAGTACGCCGACTACCTGGTGGCCATGAAGGACGGCCGCGCCGTCGCGGCGGGCACTCCCCAGGAGGTACTGTCCTACCACCTGGTGCGGGAGGTGTTCGGCGTGGAAAGCGTGGTGATTCCGGACCCGCTGACCCGGCGCCCCCTCGTCCTGCCGGGCCGGTCTGCGGCGCCCTGCGGTGAGCCGCAACTCCTTCCCCTGCAGGCGGCGGCCCGGGACGGGGGCTGA
- a CDS encoding PTS system mannose/fructose/sorbose family transporter subunit IID yields the protein MSVGLALVLSLLAGFAYFSRRFMGDWYLERPVVLGPLVGLIMGDLHTGLVVGGTLEFVFMGAVDIGGSVPPNYAIGAVLGTAFAIATGQGVETALLIAVPAALLGSFFEVLAKTFSSFFVNAAERAADRGDDRSIAMFMHLGNLLHFLAYALPTFIALALGASAVQRLAASIPPWLNSGISVAGKMLPALGFALLLNSLAPGTMLPFFFVGFLLAAYTSWGVLGIAVLAILIALIIQHYRQANDEDAAELDPEATAGLGDTITRGDLRTLFFRSFALQSAFSFDRMQALGWTWSLIPFLKKIYRDQPEEYKNALKRHLTFFNTHMWVHGPILALTADLEARRAHGEDIDEQAIQGLKGSLMGPLAGLGDSMFHGTLRPIMGGICAGLAVTGNPLAPIIFFVTVNAVHVFCAWYGLYKTYEWGQTVIARLASGGLRQFLEGASIAGLMAVGALTGTWLNVTTPLAYKVQEATVSVQGMLDSIMPRILPLTLVMIVFWFVRKQKKTTNIMLGLIAAGLVLGSLGVLG from the coding sequence ATGTCAGTGGGCCTCGCGCTTGTGCTGTCATTGCTTGCGGGTTTTGCGTACTTCTCCCGTCGGTTTATGGGTGACTGGTACCTTGAAAGGCCCGTTGTCCTGGGACCCCTGGTCGGACTGATCATGGGCGACCTTCACACCGGCCTGGTCGTCGGCGGTACTCTGGAGTTCGTGTTCATGGGCGCGGTCGACATCGGCGGATCGGTGCCGCCCAACTACGCGATCGGCGCGGTGCTCGGCACGGCCTTTGCGATCGCGACGGGTCAGGGCGTGGAGACCGCCCTGCTCATCGCCGTGCCGGCCGCCCTGCTCGGCTCCTTCTTCGAGGTGCTCGCCAAGACGTTCAGCAGCTTCTTCGTGAACGCCGCCGAGCGGGCCGCGGACCGGGGCGATGACCGCTCCATCGCCATGTTCATGCACCTGGGCAACCTCCTGCACTTCCTGGCCTATGCCCTGCCCACCTTCATCGCCCTCGCGCTGGGTGCGTCGGCCGTCCAGCGGCTGGCGGCTTCCATCCCGCCGTGGCTCAACAGCGGCATCAGCGTGGCCGGCAAGATGCTGCCCGCCCTGGGCTTTGCTCTGCTGCTCAACAGCCTTGCCCCGGGGACCATGCTTCCCTTCTTCTTCGTGGGCTTCCTCCTGGCCGCCTACACCAGCTGGGGCGTGCTCGGGATCGCCGTCCTGGCCATCCTCATCGCGCTGATCATCCAGCACTACCGCCAGGCGAACGACGAGGACGCCGCCGAACTCGATCCCGAGGCTACCGCGGGCCTGGGCGACACCATCACCCGCGGCGACCTGCGCACCCTGTTCTTCCGGTCGTTCGCCCTCCAGTCGGCCTTCAGCTTCGACCGCATGCAGGCCCTGGGCTGGACCTGGTCGCTGATCCCGTTCCTGAAGAAGATCTACCGGGACCAGCCCGAGGAGTACAAGAACGCCCTGAAGCGCCACCTGACCTTCTTCAACACCCACATGTGGGTGCACGGCCCGATCCTGGCCCTGACCGCCGACCTGGAGGCCCGGCGGGCGCACGGCGAGGACATCGACGAGCAGGCCATCCAGGGCCTGAAGGGCAGCCTGATGGGGCCGCTGGCCGGTCTCGGCGACTCCATGTTCCACGGCACCCTGCGGCCGATCATGGGCGGCATCTGCGCCGGTCTGGCCGTCACCGGCAACCCGCTGGCGCCGATCATCTTCTTCGTCACCGTGAACGCGGTGCACGTGTTCTGCGCCTGGTACGGCCTGTACAAGACCTACGAGTGGGGCCAGACCGTGATCGCCCGCCTGGCCTCCGGCGGACTGCGCCAGTTCCTGGAGGGCGCCAGCATCGCCGGCCTCATGGCCGTGGGCGCCCTCACCGGCACGTGGCTCAACGTCACCACGCCGCTGGCCTACAAGGTCCAGGAGGCGACGGTGTCGGTCCAGGGCATGCTGGACAGCATCATGCCCCGGATCCTGCCGCTGACCCTGGTGATGATCGTCTTCTGGTTCGTGCGCAAGCAGAAGAAGACTACCAACATCATGCTCGGGCTGATCGCGGCCGGCCTGGTCCTGGGTTCGCTGGGCGTCCTGGGCTAA
- the nagA gene encoding N-acetylglucosamine-6-phosphate deacetylase, with translation MGRPIALTGGRVLTPGRELVPATLLIEGTEVAGLAAPGEALPPYAQTIDVSGCLVAPGFIDTHVHGGMGCNFMLGTPEALAVISARLVQGGTTACLATTTSAPARDIAVALDTIARASRAPRPGQVEILGAHLEGPFINPEKAGSQARQHLRPPEPAAVQALWEAAGGALRVVTIAPELPGAGEAIRYLAGMGVQVSLGHSAATYEEAREALGWGVRRATHLYNAMPALQHRRPGAAAALLEDPRVFVELTVDGHHVHPAMVALTYRLVGPERLVLVTDGVDVAGLEDGTYTRWEGTPVRLQGGECRTESGSLAGSTLRLDQAVRNMVRFAGVPVAEALRMASETPAQALGIDRKGRLAPGKDADVVVLSEDLEAILTIARGHVVYDGRPGGRAETIG, from the coding sequence ATGGGACGACCGATTGCGCTCACCGGCGGGCGGGTCCTGACGCCGGGCCGCGAGCTGGTTCCGGCGACGCTGCTGATCGAGGGGACGGAGGTCGCCGGCCTGGCGGCGCCGGGGGAGGCGCTCCCGCCGTACGCCCAGACGATCGATGTGTCCGGCTGCCTCGTGGCGCCGGGGTTTATTGACACCCACGTTCACGGAGGCATGGGCTGCAACTTCATGCTCGGAACTCCGGAGGCCCTGGCCGTCATCTCGGCGCGTCTGGTACAGGGCGGAACGACGGCCTGCCTGGCCACCACGACCAGCGCCCCGGCGCGCGATATCGCGGTGGCGCTGGACACCATCGCCCGGGCGAGCCGTGCGCCCCGACCGGGACAGGTGGAGATCCTGGGCGCCCACCTGGAGGGGCCCTTCATCAACCCGGAGAAAGCGGGGTCGCAGGCGCGGCAGCATCTCCGTCCGCCCGAACCGGCCGCCGTGCAGGCGCTGTGGGAAGCGGCGGGGGGCGCGCTCCGGGTGGTGACGATCGCCCCCGAACTGCCCGGCGCCGGGGAGGCCATCCGCTACCTGGCGGGGATGGGGGTGCAGGTGTCGCTGGGCCACAGCGCGGCCACCTACGAGGAGGCGCGTGAGGCGCTGGGGTGGGGCGTGCGCAGGGCCACGCACCTGTACAACGCCATGCCCGCCCTGCAGCACCGCCGGCCCGGCGCGGCCGCCGCCCTGCTGGAGGATCCGCGCGTATTCGTGGAGCTCACCGTGGACGGCCACCACGTCCACCCGGCGATGGTGGCCCTGACCTACCGCCTGGTGGGACCGGAGCGGCTGGTGCTGGTGACCGACGGCGTGGACGTGGCCGGCCTGGAGGATGGCACCTACACCCGCTGGGAGGGCACGCCGGTGCGGCTGCAGGGCGGCGAGTGCCGCACGGAGTCCGGCTCGCTGGCCGGCAGCACCCTGCGGCTGGACCAGGCGGTGCGGAACATGGTGCGCTTCGCCGGCGTCCCGGTGGCGGAGGCGCTGCGCATGGCCTCGGAGACCCCCGCGCAGGCGCTGGGGATCGATCGCAAGGGCCGGCTGGCCCCCGGCAAGGACGCGGACGTCGTGGTGCTCAGCGAGGACCTGGAAGCGATACTGACCATCGCCCGCGGACACGTGGTGTACGACGGCCGCCCCGGCGGACGTGCCGAAACGATCGGGTGA
- a CDS encoding SIS domain-containing protein: MTQAIPESIRQAFERTEHPFHMWEGLQSTPEALATILEPPVQAQIAAAAEALAGVDGVHLLGCGTSYFSGIAGTYAFHALTGIPGAAHNAFEFAAYPPGRLERSAVIAISHTGSTGVALDAVRLAAQRGAVTIGLTDYPDSALAGAVAFPILGGGGREKSLPKTKSYPASLLRHYLLAARVAENRGGAGGEWAHALFRAPELARTVMADSLPLVEEVVAERLPASQVFLIGNGPNVATALEGGLKLQESAQVPAHAWQLEEAMHGPWSIINPGDWVILLAMRGPGLAKAQGLAEALQHIGVNLWVITDEPDAVPGARRVTRLPAGIPELFTPLFAILPLYQFTYLTALALGKRPDCMRLADDRYLRARLALPR; this comes from the coding sequence ATGACCCAGGCTATCCCCGAGTCCATCCGGCAGGCTTTCGAACGTACGGAGCATCCGTTCCACATGTGGGAGGGGCTGCAGTCCACCCCCGAGGCCCTGGCGACGATCCTGGAGCCGCCGGTGCAGGCGCAGATCGCCGCGGCGGCCGAGGCGCTGGCCGGGGTGGACGGCGTCCACCTCCTGGGCTGCGGCACCTCGTACTTCTCCGGCATCGCCGGGACGTACGCGTTCCACGCCCTGACCGGCATTCCCGGCGCGGCCCACAACGCCTTCGAGTTTGCTGCGTATCCCCCCGGCCGGCTGGAGCGTTCGGCGGTCATCGCCATCTCCCACACGGGCTCCACGGGGGTGGCGCTGGACGCCGTACGCCTGGCGGCCCAACGGGGGGCGGTCACCATCGGACTCACCGACTACCCGGACTCCGCCCTGGCCGGGGCCGTGGCGTTTCCCATCCTCGGCGGGGGCGGCCGGGAGAAGTCGCTGCCCAAGACCAAGAGCTACCCGGCGTCGCTCCTGCGCCATTACCTGCTGGCCGCCCGGGTGGCGGAGAACCGCGGAGGCGCCGGCGGGGAGTGGGCGCACGCGCTTTTCCGGGCGCCGGAACTGGCCCGCACCGTGATGGCCGACAGCCTCCCGCTCGTCGAGGAGGTGGTCGCCGAGCGGCTGCCCGCCAGCCAGGTTTTCCTCATCGGCAACGGCCCCAACGTCGCCACCGCCCTGGAGGGGGGCCTGAAGCTCCAGGAGTCCGCGCAGGTGCCCGCACACGCCTGGCAGCTCGAGGAGGCGATGCACGGGCCGTGGAGCATCATCAACCCCGGCGACTGGGTCATCCTTCTGGCCATGCGGGGGCCGGGCCTTGCGAAGGCGCAGGGACTGGCGGAGGCGCTGCAGCACATCGGCGTCAACCTCTGGGTCATCACCGACGAGCCGGATGCGGTCCCCGGCGCGCGGCGCGTGACGCGGCTGCCCGCGGGCATCCCGGAGCTCTTCACCCCGCTCTTCGCCATCCTGCCGCTGTACCAGTTCACCTACTTGACCGCGCTGGCCCTGGGCAAGCGGCCGGACTGCATGCGCCTGGCGGATGACCGGTATCTGCGGGCGCGCCTGGCCCTGCCCCGCTGA
- a CDS encoding PTS sugar transporter subunit IIA yields MIGVLIVTHGRFGEALLESAGMLVSDLDQVRTVSFLPGQGVEDLEAAVGDALRELGESEGILALVDIPGGTPARVLGGVALQRADLELVSGVNLAMLVEVLFARLSATLPELVGMAVRGGWDGIRDLGAAVRHEATVGGDAPGN; encoded by the coding sequence ATGATCGGTGTACTCATCGTGACACACGGCCGCTTCGGTGAGGCTCTGCTCGAGTCAGCCGGAATGCTGGTCAGCGATCTGGACCAGGTGCGTACGGTCAGTTTTCTTCCCGGCCAGGGCGTCGAGGACCTGGAGGCCGCCGTCGGGGACGCCCTCCGGGAGCTTGGTGAGAGCGAGGGAATTCTGGCGCTGGTCGACATCCCCGGCGGCACGCCGGCGCGGGTCCTCGGCGGGGTCGCCCTCCAGCGTGCGGATCTCGAGCTGGTCTCGGGGGTGAACCTCGCCATGCTGGTGGAGGTCCTGTTCGCCCGCCTGTCGGCCACGCTCCCGGAGCTGGTGGGGATGGCCGTGAGAGGCGGATGGGACGGCATCCGGGACCTGGGCGCGGCCGTCCGCCACGAGGCGACGGTGGGAGGTGATGCACCCGGCAATTAG
- a CDS encoding PTS system mannose/fructose/N-acetylgalactosamine-transporter subunit IIB, producing MPIVLVRVDDRLIHGQVAVGWTRTVGANHIVVANDEVARDATQKSLLKLAAPVGVKVSILSVAEAAALLVGPKAAKDRVMVLVRDPQSLLALMDGGVELTKVNVGNVRAAEGRVRLTKEVAASPEEIEAWKELDRRGVILEAVWLPGGAVTDFNSVIRQQ from the coding sequence ATGCCCATCGTTCTGGTGCGTGTGGACGACCGTTTGATCCATGGGCAGGTGGCTGTCGGGTGGACACGGACGGTGGGGGCGAACCACATCGTCGTCGCCAACGACGAGGTGGCCCGGGACGCCACGCAGAAGTCGCTCCTGAAGCTGGCCGCCCCGGTGGGCGTCAAGGTCAGCATCCTGAGCGTGGCCGAGGCGGCCGCCCTTCTGGTCGGGCCCAAGGCGGCCAAGGACCGGGTGATGGTGCTGGTGCGTGATCCGCAGTCGCTTCTGGCGCTGATGGACGGGGGCGTCGAGCTGACGAAGGTCAATGTCGGCAACGTCCGGGCGGCGGAAGGGCGGGTCCGGCTGACCAAGGAGGTCGCGGCCAGCCCGGAGGAGATCGAGGCGTGGAAGGAACTGGACCGAAGGGGTGTGATCCTGGAGGCGGTCTGGCTCCCCGGAGGTGCCGTGACGGATTTCAACAGCGTGATCCGGCAGCAGTGA